The Rhinolophus sinicus isolate RSC01 linkage group LG07, ASM3656204v1, whole genome shotgun sequence genomic interval GTGACACAGCTCATGAGTGGTGTCCCAGGACCCAAACCCAGACACCTGGACTCCAACTGCCTGCTTTTAGTGATGCTTCTCTCCTGCCTGCTGTGGAAGTGGGGTTTTGAGTGTCTCCAGGACAGAGGCTAAGGGTCCACTGTGATGTCAGACTCATTGCGGGCTCCCAGTATCCGATTTGACCTGGGGTTAAGAGGGAGAGTCTTTGAAtgaaccagagtggggtgggggtgttagCTGTGTGGAGATCCCATTTTCCCAGCTTGACTGCAGGTTCCTCCAGCGTGGGGTCTGTCCACTTATCTCCCTCTGGATGGTACacagtgaatgaatgattgattACATCGTGGCAGTGGGCATTCATCTCTTCAGCTGATGTTTTTCAAGCACTTGATTTATCCAGGGCTCCGTGCTATGAATTATGGGGATATAACAATGACCAGGATATGATTCTACCTGTGAGGAACCTCTAGTCCATGAAGGGAGAAAAGATGTATTGATAATGTTACTACAAAGCGGGAATTAACACCGCGAGTTTCAGATGACGGACGTTGGCCCTGAGAGGAGGGAGGGTGAGGAGCAGGTGGCATTCGGGCTGAGCTCTGCTTCTTGGGGGAGTCAGGCTGCAGGGTCAGGGTGGGGTGATAGGCCCTTGAGGAGGGGCAACGGCCTGCTCCAAGGCCCAGAGGGGGGTAGTGGAGTGGGAGCCCACGCCCGTAGTGGTCATGGCTTCCGTCCTCCTCGGGCTCCCGGCAGGAGTGCGTCATCTTCTGTGTGCGGGAGGAGCCTGTGCTGTTTCTGCGTGCTGAGGAGGACTTTGTGCCCTGCACCCCTCGAGACAAGCAGAACCTTCACGAGAACCTGCAGGGCCTTGGACCTGGGGTCCAGGCAGAGAGCTTAGAGCTGGCCATCCGGAAAGAGGTGAGGGCCCCTGGTATGGGTGGGAGGCCCCCCTCCCTGGGGGGCCTCCGACAGCTGAGTTGAGACCCCAGCCCACAGCTCAGCGTTGCTGTCACTGGCCCGTACTCACCCACTTAAGTATCTGCCCTGTTTGGGTGAGTGGCTGACTGCAAAGCCCTTTCACGGTCACGGGCAGCGGAGGAAGGACTTGCTATTCTTGACTCTGTTTGCTTCTGTCCCTTGTGCACCCTGCTTTCTATTCCATACTCCACATCCTTATTTAGAAAGGGGTCTGGTGGAGTGAAAACAGCACTAGACTAGGAGCCCAAGACTGAAGTTCAGTCTTCCGTGAGCTGAGAGGCCTGGGGTGAACCCCTTCTCTTGTGGGCCTCTGTCTGTGTCTGAGGTtcctctgtcttcctcctccGCAAGGTTTGTCAAGATCTGTGAGGCTGTAGCTGCACCACAGAGTTATGTAAATGGAGTGAGGGGGTCATGCTGCCTCCCCGCCCATGCTTCCGCGGGCAGGAACCAGGCTGCACTGACCATCGGTAGTCTCCCCATCTTCCTTTCAGGCCTCCTCTCGAGCTCCCAGCTGACCGAGCCTTACCCTGGCCTTCCATCTGGCAGCTAATTCCTGCTGCCCACTGGGCAGAGCCCTTCCTACCTGGCCCCAGTGTGGGCCATGTGAGCCTAGCCTAGGGGGCTGCCCTCAGGATTACCAGGGCATATAGAGCAACCCTGGCCATGTAGTTCCCCTGGGGGAAAAGCAGCCTGTCTGTGGCCTTGGTGTGGCCCAGTCACTCCAGAGCTTAGCCAGGAAGGCCCTCTGACCCCCACACCTCCATCTAGGTCCACGACTTTGCCCGGCTGAGCGGGAACACATACCACGTGTACCACAACCCCGAGGACCTGCGGGGTGAGCCTCACGCCGTGGCCATCCGGGGCGAGGATGACGTGCACGTGACAGAGGAGGTGTACAAGCGGCCCCTCTTCCTGCAGCCCACCTACAGGTACCGACGGCCCGTCCTGTGCAGGACCTCAGGCTGTGGGCCCGCTCTCTGCTGTGGCCTCCCTCTCACCAGCTGGAGGTGGGGCTACGTTGCCCACACCTGTCTGTCCCGTGGGAATGCAAGGGTAGGGGGTGCCCAGAGTGTGTGGCCTGCCTGATGGGCTGCTCCCCTCACCTGGCAGGTACCACCGCCTGCCCCTGCCAGAGCAAGGGGCCCCCCTGGAAGCCCAGTTTGATGCCTTTGTCAGTGTCATCCGGGTAAGTGTGGGTGGGAGTGATGGTGGGAGCACAGAGGGGGTACAAGAGCCTGGAGAGTGGGTCTGTGTCTAGGCTCTGTCTCCATGGAGATGCTCAGGGTGGGTGTGGCCTCGGGATTTCCTCAGAAGAAGTGCTCATTCTGTGTTACGTATGGTGTCAAATGTGTTGGGTATGTAAACGTGTATATGGGGgttgtgtgtgtacacatctgtgtctgtgtgtgggatgtgtatatgtgtgtgtgtggctatgTATTTGTATATTCTCTAATGAGACAGCCCAGTCCTGGACTTTGGCCGACCGGGCTGGTAACTTGCTGTGTAATCTTGGACAATATTTGAACCTCTAGACCTCAAGTTCATTTCTTTACTGGAGCTAAAATTCTTACCCTGTGGACTCTTCTACTGATACTTCCTGTGTCCTGGTGGTGTTTCTATCCCAACCCCTTATTTAGTTAGCGTCTCACTGGGTGTTAGATGTGGCCTTGTCCCTTCTGATGAGTTCTCACTTCCAGAGCAAGTTCCTTGGTCTCCGCCAGGGTCTGGGAAGGCGGCAGGGCCTGTGCACCAAGGGGGCAGGTGGAGCAGATCAGGTTGTGGGGTTAGGCAAAAGAGGCTGAGTGGCTGTTTGGCCTTGCCTTGCCGCAGTTGTAGGGTGGGGGTGAGCCTATGCCATgaaccccccccccgcccacttGGTCCTCAGCCGAGGGGTTTCTGGGTCCTGCTCTTGTGTGATATGCATGGTCCTTCCCTAGGAGACCCCCAGTCTGCTGCTGCTCCGAGATGCCCACGGCCCGCCCCCTGCTCTCCTCTTCAGCTGCCAGACGGGCGTGGGCAGGACCAACCTGGGCATGGTCCTGGGTACCCTCATCCTGTTTCACCACAGTGGGACTGCCTCCAGGCTGGAGTAAGTGGCATGGGGCCCAGTGCCCCAAGGGGCTGCCCCAATATGCTGGGGACATACCAGGAGCTCAGAGTCAGAGCTAGAAACCAGGCAGTTGGGGTTCCTTTTCTGGTTTGCCATAGACTTGCTCGGTGACCTGGAGAAAGTCACTtgacctttctgggcctcagtttcccccatagCGGAAATGCCCGTTGTGTCCCCCATCGTGATTTCAAAAGGCAGACTTGGAGCCTGTAACCTGGTGCCTCCAGCAGCCGTATGAATGGGGGAGTGTTAAGAGCAGGGCCGTCCTAGAGGCCTCTGGGAATGCTGATTGTTTTactgcctccttccttctcagGCCCGTCCCCTCGAAGAGCAAGCCACTGCCCATGGAACAGCTCCAGGTGATCCAGAGCTTCCTCCACACTGTGCCCCAGGGAAGGAAGATGGTGGAGGAGGTGAGCAAGGGGCTTGGGTGGGGGCAGCGGAGGGGCATTCACTCTACACTGGTGAAGTCTTTCTCCTTGGCCaatcatgttctctctctctctctctctttctctctcttttcctatcTCTCACCATCTTATCTTTCCTTGGCTCTCCTCCTTTCCCACTGCTCTTCGCTCTTCTCTTCCTTGGTCCCCGGAGTCAGGTGGACAGAGCCATCACTGCCTGTGCTGAATTGCATGACCTGAAGGAAATAGTTTTGGAAAACCAGAGGAAGCTGGAAGGCATCCGGCCGGATAGCCCAGCCCAGGTGAGGCTTGGAGAGCTTCTGCTTTTGCATAAACCCTGCAGCCTGGATTGACTTTTCCTGGGTGTTTCTCCTCCCACAAGAGGAGTAGCTTTCAGAGGAAGGGGTAGATAGGAGAGCTGGGCCTGCAGGAAGGACAGACGGGGAGGAGGGGAAGTTTACTTTTCCTGCCAGGTCCCCTCGCTGCAGAATAAacaggatggaggaaggggctgccGGCGGGGTGCTGGGGACCTCTGGATACAAATACTTCCCAGACTGCTCAGGGCTCCCCCTGCAAACAGAACCCTTGGTGTTTCTTTGGGGAGGTTTGGTCCAGCCCACTGCTTCTGGAAGAGTGATGGGCTCTTGGGCTCTCAGCCGGCCTTTCCCCACACTCTGGGGAGAGGAGGTCGGCTTGACAGTGTTTGCACACAATGCTTGGAAAGAATCTAAAGCCTGCAGAGCCATTTTCTCCTTTAACCCTTTAAAAGAACATCTTCTAAAAGCAATATCATATATGGAAACGTGAGAAATTAGAGAAGGGAAAAAATCACCTGTAGTTGCCTGCTGGGAGCACGTGAGGATGGcttccttcatttttctatttatgatGTTCTCGTGTAGGTTACCCCAGTATGCAGTTTGTATCCTACTTGTTTTGTCTTTCCCATGTCCCCACCTGGTTGTCGTCACTGAGATTTTCCTGATTGTATAACTGACGCCCATTATATGGTTCAGCCGTCATTGACCTGATAGGTTACGAGTGCGGGTTCTGGCCTGACCGCCTGGTTTCTGGTCACAGGCTCTGCCCCCTACAGGTGTACGGATGTGGGCAACCTGCTGAACGGCTCAAGTTGCCCCACTTGTAAAATGGGCCACGAATGATAACAATCCcctagggttgttgtgagcaGTAGGTCAGATAAGATCCATGAAGCACTTGGAAGGGGGCCTGACCCAGACCAGGTGTCCCTGGCATGTCACCAGCCATGATTTCCTAAACGGGCCCCTTCTTGTTGGGCAGTTGAGTCACCTTCAGTTTCTCATCACTGTGAACACTTTTACATCGAGTAGCTTCATGAAGATGAGTTTTTGTGCGTTTAGAGTTTTTTCCCCTTAGTCTGGGTGAGGGCCTGGCACACTGCCGCCCACGGGCCAGATCCAGCCCatcacttgtttttgtaaatacgTTTTATTGAGACATGGTCTTGCCCATTCATTTCTGTGCTGTCTATGGTTCTCTTACTCTGTGGGGGCAGAGTTGAACAGTTGAAACAGACCATGTAGCCTGCAAACCTAGAGTACTTACTGTTTGGCCTTTTATAGACATAAGAGTTTGCTGGCCTAGATTCCCAAAGATGGAATTCAACTTCATCAAAGGCCGTGACCTTTCTTTTGGGCCTATCCCGATCTGCCTTGCCCTCCGGAAGGTGGTATGGACCCAGCCAGAGAACCCTGAGATCTGAAGGCTGAAAGAGGGAGGGGCTTGAGGGATTAATCCCTTCTTTGACAAGGCCCCACCCAGAGGGTGCTGGGCTGGGGTTAGGGTACTTGTTTGGGGACccatcagctgtgtgactttgaacaagtcacttcatcattctgaacctcagtttatgACCTCAGTCATGATTATGGCCCCTTGGAGTGCTGTCATGagggtctttttgttttcttgtaggGAGGGTCACTGGCTCAGGGAAGAGTGTTGATGCACTTGCTGCTTCAACACAGAGGGGTACACTGCCCTGCATGGTGTGTGGCGTTGGAGCAAAGCGGGGAGCCCCAGCCTGTCTCTGGGCTCAGGGGCAGAACTGTAAAGCCTGCTGTAGTCACCACAGCTGTCCCTGAACTACCGGTTATCTGCTGCAAATGGGGTAGGGTTAGATGCTTGGAAGAACTTCCAGCCTGGCAGAACTGTGTGATGAACGGAGGAGCAGATTGTCTTCTGGGGATTTCTGAGGCTTAACTCCTGCCCTTCCTGGGGTGGGGACTGGGTGGCTCCGGCAGCGCCGTCTTTacctccccactctccctcctgGTCCCCTCCTTTCAGGGAAGCAACAGCCAGCACGGTGTTCGGCAGAGGGCGCTGCGGAGTCTGGAGCGATACTTCTACCTGATTGTGTTTAACTACTATCTCCATGAGCAGGTGGGGCCTGCGGATGGGTGGGCCCCGTGGGATCCCTCCAGCCTCCCCACCACAGTGACAGACATGGGGTCATCAGGGATCCCTGTGGAGCTGGGAAGGAGAGTAGGGCATGTGTGTTGGTTCTAGAGGAAGAAAGGTGTAGGGGAGGTGAAGAGACACCCAGATAGAGGGAGGGCTGCTCCCTGAGCAGTACTGGGAAAAGGGGTTCCCACCTCTCTCCCCTGGGCAGTACTGGGAAAGGACACCCCACCTCTCTCCCCTGAGCCCGGTCTCTCTATGCTTGGCCAGGGCATCTGGGCCCAGAAGGATCTTGCTTCAGTTGTCTGGTCCTTGCTCCTCACCCCCTCATCCCCGTCTGGGGCCATCATGGATGTCTCTTGGGGCCCCCCAACCACAGCGCAGGCAGGGAGAATTCAGAATGGCCCTGTGCCCCTGAACTCCCATCTCTCTCTGCCTCGGGCTGCAGTACCCGCTGGCCTTTGCCCTCAGTTTCAGCCGCTGGCTGTGTGCCCACCCCGAGCTGTATCGCCTGCCTGTGACACTGAGCTCAGCGGGGCCTGTGGCCCCTGGGGATCTCATCGCCAAGGGCTCCCTGGTGAGTGTGGCTGTCTGTCTGGGGAAGTGGCAATGTGTGGGGGCTGGCCCTTGATTCCTGTGGGGTTGGGTAAAGCATTGCCTTCCCAGGAGGCAAAGGGGTGACAGCCTGTGGGGGTGGCGGAATCTTCTTGTGAGCATAATGGGGTCACTCGCAGGCCTCAAGGAACAGGTGCAGCTGCAGCCTCGTTCTAGTCCCCTCTGCTCAGTCTCAAACCCAAGTGCTCTGGGCAGGGAGTCTGGACAACTGGTTCTAGAGTCTTTGCTACCGGTTTCTCATCTtcgagcctcagcttcctcatccgGAGAGTGGGGACCGTCCCCCTTCTTGCCAGGGCTGTAGTGAAGCTCTGAGTGTGCAGACACGCTTTGTAAGCTGTGAAGTGCTGGTCCTGCCCTCCTTGGCTCCCCTCGGGCTGGCTCTAAACCTCTCAGTGGCTGCCCTGGGTCCCACCCAGCCTTTCTGTCTCCCCACAGGTGGCGGATGACCTCATCTCCCCAGATGCACTGAGCACCGTCAGAGAGATGGATGTGGCCAACTTCCGGCGGGTGTCCCGAATGCCCATCTATGGCACAGCCCAGCCCAGTGCCAAGGTGACCTGGGTCCGCttgtggggtggtggggtggggagggaggttgaGCCCTTTCACTGACCTCACTCCTGtgtccccaggccctggggagTATCCTGGCCTACCTGACTGATGCCAAGAGGAAGCTGCGGCAGGTCGTTTGGGTCAACCTGAGAGAGGAGGCTGTGCTGGAGTGCGATGGGCATAGCCACAGCCTGCGGTCGCCTGGGCCCCCCATGACAGCTGACCAACTGGAGGTGAGGCCCTTCTGCCTTCTACACGCCCGTACCTTGGACTTGGCCTGGGAGGGTCTGTAGAAGGTCCCATGCTCTCCTATTCTACAGATGGAGAGACTGAGGCCCCAGGAGAATCCATCTCAGGGAGTGGCTGATGCAGGACTCCCACTGTGGCCACCTGCCTGGCTCCTGGTCTGGTTATGACCgctgaggctcaggaaggggCAGGCAGGGTCCTGGCCATAGCATGCTCTGGTCTTTTAGGACTGACCTAGAGGCGGCCTCAGCGGCCTGTGCGCTCTGTCCCCCCTTCCCTAGAATCTGGAGACCCAGCTGAAGGCCCACCTGAGCATGCCTCGCGCAGGTGTGGAGGGCCCACAGACCCACAGGTTCCAGACGTGCCTCACCGTGAAGGAGGTCTTCAGCCAGCACCGCAGGGCCTGCCCTGGCCTCACCTACCACCGCGTCCCCATGCCTGACTTCTGTGCCCCCCGCGAGGAGGTGAGGGGGCCAGGTAGGCGAGGCCTCTTCCGAGGGAGAGGAGGCCCTCCCGCCTCCCCTCTGGCCTGGGCCTTGGCTGTGGGCATAGCTCTGCTGAGGGACTGGGAGCTTGTTCTATGAGGGTTCAGATTTGGTGGTTTCTTTACATCCCTTCCGAGCCTGgtgtttgcacacacacacatgcacgtgcattTGTTACGTGGTCAGGTGTATATGGGGAGGTGAGCATGTCCATGGTGTTTGTGGTATATGTGTCTGTTGGGGGACTGTTTTGAGTGGCTGTGGCTGTCATTGTGCAGGGGGTATATGTGTGCGGTGTGTGTATTTTTATGGCATCTGTGATGGATATCTTCACTAGGGTTTAAGTGTGGACAGTGTGCCTTTTGGGGAGTCATGTGGTGTGGTACATGTATGGGGTTTGTGGAGGAGGGTGTTATGGGATGCTGTGTGTGACgaaggtgtttgtgtgtgtgtcatatcTGTAGGTTTGTGACGTACGTGTCTGTGGATGTGTGTGTAGTGGGTGTCTTTAAGGTATGCAGATAcatctgtgtggtgtgtgtgcctGGCAGGTATTGTGTGTGGGTCGCTGTGTGCCTGTGTGATATGTCTGTTGTTTGGGTGACGtgtctgtgtgggtgtgtgcTGGGTACGTGCAGGGCCAGTAATGTGCTTTCTGTGATAGGTGGTGATCAGACTTGGATTTCCTGCCTCACTTTGCTCTGTGGGTCTGGTTGCCCATAGTTTGTCGTCCCCTGGTGGCCACACATGGCAGTGATCCGCTGCGGGCGGTCAAGACTGCCCTTAGGCTGGGGGACCTGAGTTGGGTCCCTATCAGGAGGGCATTAGAGCAGGGGCTCCATGCATGTCTGGGGGTGCAGCACACGGGagtgtgtacacgtgtgtatgTTCTGCCTGGTAGACTGTGGGAGACAGGAaccccaggtgtgtgtgtgtgtgtgtgtgtgtctgctccAATGTCCAGTCCCGGTCCGTCCTGGGGTGGAGGTTACGCTTGCACAGGGGTGGGGCTGTTTACATGAACATGGTCTTGTGTGAACTGCAGTGAGGTGAGTGTGTATGCAGGTTGTGAGCCCGACACAGAGCCTAGCCCAGGGTGCACACGACCTTTTCAGGTGAGCCACCTCTGGAGTCTGTGCAGCCAGGGGCACCCACTGACTTAGACCTTGGTCTCTCCACGCAGGATTTTGATCAACTGCTGGAGGTCCTACGGGCTGCCCTCGCCAAGGACACGGGCACCGGCTTCGTGTTCAGCTGCCTCAGTGGCCAGGGCCGGACCACGACTGCCATGGTGGTGGCTGTGCTCGCCTTCTGGCACATCCGAGTATGTGAGGCCTCTTGTGTGAGGACAGGGGTCTGCCCAGGCAGGCTGGGCACTCAGTCCCTGGGAACACTATGCCAGCAGGGTGTGGGGGGCAGAGGTGATGCCAGGTGTGGTCTCCGAGCCCCCTCCCATCAGTCCTGGGCAGAGGACAGGTGGGGCTGGCAGACCCCTGGCCAGGGGCTCCTGGCATGAGGGAGAGGTACAGTTTGGGTAGGAGTGCGCCCCATCCCAGCAGCTGTTTTCCCTCAGGGCTTCCCAGAGGTGGGCGAGGAGGAGCTCGTGAGTGTGCCTGATGCCAAATTCACCATGGGGGAGTTTGAGGTGAGCATGCCCCGTGGGGTCCCCAGGGGacacatgggggaggggagagggcgaGTCTTGCTGGCAGGTCTGGTGGGGATCTTCAAAGCTCTTCTCAGTGCTGTTGCCTTCTTCCACCTCATCCCATTAGTGCTTCTgtgtacccatttcacagatgagcaaaccaAGGCATGGGGCAGCTTGGCTCTGGGACCCTGACAGCTGACCATTGGAGATGGGGGGACTGGACCCTCCTCACCCTGCCTAACCCTACTGTTAGGCTAGCTACTGTGTGGCCTGGGGGAGGCCACTGACCACCGTCTCGTCTGGGTAGCATTGACAACCTCCTCGTAGGCACCTAGGACCCAGCTGTGGTTGGTGACTTTGGAGCAGGGCCCTGGCctgccctaccccacccccattacAGTCCAGGGCACTGGATGGACAGCCACTAACATTTCCGATTTAGTCACCCATGTATTATGCACCTGCCACATGTCGTCTCCCAGACACCTTGCAGGTGGGTGGCAGTGTCTTCCTCTTACAGGTGGGGAATGTGGAGCTCAGAGTAGGCACGTGGCTGCCTGGTGTGGGTGTTGTAGTTGGCTCCCGCCTACCTGGCCAATCTCACCATTTGCCCTTCCCTGCTGAGCTGCTACCCTGGCTTCTATGCATGCCCTCAAACTCGCCAAGCTCTCAGCTTctgggcctttgcatatgctgtttccTCACCCTgcacctcttctctcttctttctccttggtTGATTTgctgattcttttatttttattctttttattgtgataaaatgtcCATTACAGAAAtaaccatttaaaccatttttaagtgtacagttctgtggcattaagttcattttcattgttgtacaaccatcaccaccatccatctccagacctTTGTCATCATCCCAAATtaactatacccattaaacaataagtCTCTTACCCCTAGTAACCACtgttctattttctatctctatgaatttgactatgcTACATACTGCATATAAGTAGAATCACTTATAATATAGTacatataatgaatatttgtccttctgtgtctggcatatttcacttaggataatctcttaaagattcatccatgttaagCATGTATTAGAATTCcactcctttttaaggctgaataatattccattgtatgtatataccacattctgtttatccattcatttgttaatGGACACTTGAGTTCTTTTCACCTTTTGTCTATTTCggataatgctactatgaacacaGGCAAACAAGTATCTGTTcgagtctctgctttcaattccagaagtggaattgctggatcatatggtaactttaatttttgaggaactgccatatgtttttccatagtagctgcatcATTGTACATTTCTATCAGTAAAACTcaagggtttcagtttctctacatccttgctgaCACTTgtagttttctgggtttttttttattttttatttttttgatactagccatcctagtgggtatgaagtgctatctcattgtggttttgatttgatttgcatttccctaatgactaatgacgttgagcatcttttcatgtgctgtttagccatttgtatatcttcttggagaaatgtctgtcaagttctttgcccatttttgatttgggttgtttggttgttgttgagttgtaggaattctttctGTGTTCTAGATATCAATCCCTATCAGAtacgtgatttgcaaatattttttccctgtcTGTGGGTTGACATTTTACACTGTTGAGAATGTCCTTTAatgcagaagttttaaattttaatgttcaaGTTGTCTATCTTTTCTTGTGTTGCTTATGCTTATGGTGACATCTCTGAAGTCATTGCCAAGTCCAATGTCATGAAGGTTTcccagtgttttcttctaagagttttatagtttaagctcttaacatttaggtctttgatccattgtgagttaatttgtgtatatagtgtaaggtaagggtccaaattcatttttttgcatgtggacatccagttttcccagcactgtttGCTGAAAAGAATGTCCTTTCCCTCATGGAATGGtcttgcatctttgtcaaaaatcatttgaccatatatgcaagggtttatttccAAGCCGCATTCTTCATCTTTATGTCAGCCCCTCAGATGTGATAGTTAGAACTCTCTTTGTTCCCTGCCAGCCCTGCGCTAGGAGCGCTGCATGCATTCCCTTCTTTACTCTTCGCAGCCCCCAAGAGTTAGGTGCCCTTGCAATCCCAGtggacagatgagaaaactgaggcacagggagctAATAAGCTAATAAGCTAATGTGGCTCACCCTAGAGCCACATTAGTGAGGTGATGGGCTTGGGGTACAAGCCAGGTAGTGGATCTCAGAGCCTGTGTTCCAAAGTTACATTATTTGACCTGAAGATGCCCCTGTACCCCTGTCCTCACCCACCCCAAGACATTCTCCAGTTTAGATCAGCTTCCTTTCCAATTAGTTTGGGCCTATTGAGCCCATAGCCCAGTGGGGAGCATCCAACAGAGTGTGAAGAGTGCTGGAATAAACATCAGTTCTGAGGGCCGAGGGTACAGCTGAGGGAGCCCAGgagggcttcatggaggaggtgacatttgagtgcATTGTTTGGAAAGATGAGTGAGTTCGCTGGGTGAGAAGGAGAAGTGTGCAGAGGAAGTCAAGTGTGCAAAGGTGGGAGTCTGGAAAGGGCAGGAGCTATTTAAGGCTGTGATTGGCCAGAATGAAAGGAAGTGGGGCTAAGGTGGGGGGACCTAGATTGTGAAGACCTTGGCGAGCCACACTATGTGTTTGACCTACACCTTGAGGCCAGTAGGGAGGCGGAAGAGGTTGTAATCAGACTCTCATTCTGGGGGGCCAGTTGTgtggaggagggagtggggaggagaggcgGGGCCTGAGTGAGGAGGGTGCCACCTGGCAAACAGGAGAAGGCCAGTTCCCATTGGTAGGTCTTGGGGACCACTGGCTAAGAGGGCACCCAGGATGACCTCTGGCTGGTGGTTGTGACAGCTAAGGAGCTGAAGAATTCACGGGAGGAGGAATTTAGGGGAGAGGCTAGATATTCACTTCATTTAGTTTGAAAAAGCTGCAGTTTTCTGCCGGGGGCGTTCCCTGTGCGACAGTTTCTGACCTTGTGCCTTCCTGGGAACCAGCCTGTGGTCTGCACTCCTCTCCAGCAAGGTGTGGACCCAGAGCCTGGGACCAGGGTGTCGCTGAGCAGCAGCCTCTCGGAGGCCTGAGCCACATTAGCTGAGTTCTCCCAGGCTATGGGGACCTCTCCTCCCACTTGGCTGTGACTCCCTCTCTGCCGGGgtgccagccctgggctgggccttGCTGAGAAATGCTGGAGTGGGGGAGAGCCCCCCCTACGGTGGTTACGCTGGTCCTGCTATTGACCAGTCGTGGAGATGAGGATGATAGGCCATGTGTGCAGGTGGCGGCCACATGGAGAGAAGAGTGAGGTCATGTTTCTGTCCTTTTGTTCATTTAGCAGCTGTCCACAGGGCACTTAGGGGTCAGGGAGCTTTTTGTCTAGTGGGGAGCGGGTGTGAAACAAGTGCGCACATAGATGGACGAGCAGGTGCACTGTGGGACTCTGAAAGGACTTTACAGGGTGTTGGGGGGGGTGCATTAAAGGGCTCCAGGAAAGCTTGGTGCTGCAGGGACAGTTATGATTGAGGCAGGATGCAGGCGGTCAGACCTAGGGAAGCTCTCAGTTTTATTTCAAGTGGAAGGG includes:
- the PALD1 gene encoding paladin isoform X2, with protein sequence MGTTASTAQQTVSASAPFEGLQSGGTMDGRHSLSVHSFQTTGLHNSKAKSIIPNKVAPVVITYNCKEEFQIHDELLKAHYTLGRLSDTTPEHYLVQGRYFLVRDVAEKMDVLGTVRSCGAPNFRQVRGGLTVFGMGQPSLSGFRQVLQKLQKDGHKECVIFCVREEPVLFLRAEEDFVPCTPRDKQNLHENLQGLGPGVQAESLELAIRKEVHDFARLSGNTYHVYHNPEDLRGEPHAVAIRGEDDVHVTEEVYKRPLFLQPTYRYHRLPLPEQGAPLEAQFDAFVSVIRETPSLLLLRDAHGPPPALLFSCQTGVGRTNLGMVLGTLILFHHSGTASRLEPVPSKSKPLPMEQLQVIQSFLHTVPQGRKMVEEVDRAITACAELHDLKEIVLENQRKLEGIRPDSPAQGSNSQHGVRQRALRSLERYFYLIVFNYYLHEQYPLAFALSFSRWLCAHPELYRLPVTLSSAGPVAPGDLIAKGSLVADDLISPDALSTVREMDVANFRRVSRMPIYGTAQPSAKALGSILAYLTDAKRKLRQVVWVNLREEAVLECDGHSHSLRSPGPPMTADQLENLETQLKAHLSMPRAGVEGPQTHRFQTCLTVKEVFSQHRRACPGLTYHRVPMPDFCAPREEDFDQLLEVLRAALAKDTGTGFVFSCLSGQGRTTTAMVVAVLAFWHIRGFPEVGEEELVSVPDAKFTMGEFEVVMKVVQLLPDGHRMKREVDAALDTVSETMTPMHYHLREIIVCTYRQAKAAKSEDEAQRLQLRSLQYLERYVYLVLFNAYLHLEKADSWQRRFSTWMREVASKAGVYEILNQLGFPELESVEDKPFSRLRCRWQEQSHSLEPFTAGDFL
- the PALD1 gene encoding paladin isoform X1 — encoded protein: MGTTASTAQQTVSASAPFEGLQSGGTMDGRHSLSVHSFQTTGLHNSKAKSIIPNKVAPVVITYNCKEEFQIHDELLKAHYTLGRLSDTTPEHYLVQGRYFLVRDVAEKMDVLGTVRSCGAPNFRQVRGGLTVFGMGQPSLSGFRQVLQKLQKDGHKECVIFCVREEPVLFLRAEEDFVPCTPRDKQNLHENLQGLGPGVQAESLELAIRKEVHDFARLSGNTYHVYHNPEDLRGEPHAVAIRGEDDVHVTEEVYKRPLFLQPTYRYHRLPLPEQGAPLEAQFDAFVSVIRETPSLLLLRDAHGPPPALLFSCQTGVGRTNLGMVLGTLILFHHSGTASRLEPVPSKSKPLPMEQLQVIQSFLHTVPQGRKMVEEVDRAITACAELHDLKEIVLENQRKLEGIRPDSPAQVPSFQGSNSQHGVRQRALRSLERYFYLIVFNYYLHEQYPLAFALSFSRWLCAHPELYRLPVTLSSAGPVAPGDLIAKGSLVADDLISPDALSTVREMDVANFRRVSRMPIYGTAQPSAKALGSILAYLTDAKRKLRQVVWVNLREEAVLECDGHSHSLRSPGPPMTADQLENLETQLKAHLSMPRAGVEGPQTHRFQTCLTVKEVFSQHRRACPGLTYHRVPMPDFCAPREEDFDQLLEVLRAALAKDTGTGFVFSCLSGQGRTTTAMVVAVLAFWHIRGFPEVGEEELVSVPDAKFTMGEFEVVMKVVQLLPDGHRMKREVDAALDTVSETMTPMHYHLREIIVCTYRQAKAAKSEDEAQRLQLRSLQYLERYVYLVLFNAYLHLEKADSWQRRFSTWMREVASKAGVYEILNQLGFPELESVEDKPFSRLRCRWQEQSHSLEPFTAGDFL